The Juglans regia cultivar Chandler chromosome 10, Walnut 2.0, whole genome shotgun sequence genome includes the window tgttttcttcaaaaagCTTCTCACGGAAGAGGTGGGTTGGAGGCCTACGTTAGATGGTCTAGCTTTTGACACTATTGAACCAGGGGATGTTACCAgattggagagggcttttgaagaggaagaggtatttGAAGTGGTTAGAaagatggcaaaagataaggctccCGGACCGGATGGCttctctatgggttttttccaagagtgttgggaggtgattaaagcagatcttttgaaggtatttcaagagtttttcttgttaggaaagtttgagaaaagtcttaacacgacttttcttgcactaatccctaaaaaggtaggagccattgagatcacagattttcggcctataagcttagtgaatggtgcttataagatcattgcaaaaGTGCTGGCAAATCGATTAAGTGGGATATTGGGAAAAATTGTTTCCAAACCAcagaatgcttttgttaagggtagacagattcttgatgcggctcttattgctaatgaatgcttcgACAGTAGACTGAAGATGGGCAAAGCAGGGATTATGtgtaaattagatatggaaaaggcgtacgatcatgttaattgggatttccttctttatttactgggtaggtgtgggtttggtgagaggtggaagtcatggatcagatggtgtatttcTACGGTACGGTTCTCGGTGTTGATTAATGGTAGCCCAGAGGATTTTTTCCCTAGctctcgtggtttgagacaaggggatccgttatctcctctactttttgtcattgtgatggaggcattgagtaggatgatctcagccttagtgtctaatggttccatcagtggtttccagattggatcACCGAGTAGGGGTATCACAACTGTTTCTCAcctgttgtttgcagatgacacgctTATCATGTGTGAGGCTGATCATGCTCAGTTGAGGGCGGTGAAGGCATtgctgctgtgttttgaagcagtttctggcttgaaagtgaattatgataaatctgagttggtaCCGATTGGAGAAGTTCAAGACATAAGGGATTTGACGGGCATTCTGGGGTGTAAAATTGCGTCTTTACCTATGTCTTACTTGGGATTGCCGTTGGGTATAGCACCGAAGTCTCGTATGATTTGGGATACagtaattgaaaaagtagaaaggagattagcagggtggaagagaatgtatttgtcgaaagggggtcggactactttaatcaaaagtacactttccAATCTTCCCACctactttttatctttatttcctataccggcaagtgtggcgggtagacttgagaagttacagagagGCTTTCTGTGGGGGGGCTTGGGAGAggagtttaaattccacttagttaagtgggagatggtatgtcggcctatctccaatggcggtttgggtgtcagaaatttgagagtttttaatcgggctttactaggcaaatggttgtggagatataccaaggaaccagaggccttatggaagtcGGTGATTAaaagcaaatatggtgatctaggggaggggtggtgtaCCAGAGAAGTGAGAGGAACAGCGGGCAAGGGgttatggaaatacattagaagaggatgagagGTTTTCCAGCGATACACTAGATTGCACTTGGGGACAGGtgtcaagatcagattttggaaggatgcatggTGTAGTACCAGTGTACTTTTAGAtctgtttccgtctctttttttgattgcaagtaacaaagatgccacagtggcggaAGTTATGGAAGTCTCAGTCACAGGTAGAAACATTCATTGGAACATCAACttcaaccgggcggcacaggattgggagatgggaagttttgtagaattttatagcctcttatattctgttcGACCGAACATTCAGCAGGAAGATGAGATGTGTTGGCATCCTGCAGAGAAAGGGGTATTCTCAACTCGCTTTctctataaggttctcacacaagaaccagagatacagtttccttggagaaagctttggcgccataaggctcctcccaaagcctctttctttgtgtggacagcgtctttgggtaagatactcactacggataatctaagaaagagaaggataattattgcagattggtgctgtatgtgtaaaagagggggtgagACGGTAAATCACTTACTTCtacactgtgagatagctaagactatttgggatgaggtgtttaaaaggatggatatggcgtgggtgatgccgaaaacagttttggatgtattggcttgctggaattctatccgggggatgagacagattaaagcagtatggaagatgatccctacctgtattatgtggtgtctatggcaggaacgaaatgagaggacttttgaagacaaagagagatctgtggaggagctaaaattgttattttttaaaactctttgtacttgggccattgctatagacttaaatggcatagaccttcatgaattcctagtttccaacatgccttcataaacagggcattttctttgtatcatGTTACTTTGGTAATtcaataaagtcttattttacttataaaaaaaaaaactagttgaCATGCAGGTTTGGAATGATTCTGGTTTTTCAGGTAATGGACCTGTCAGTCCTTCCACTACAAGGAAACAAAAACTCGAATCCTAATATGTCAATCCTGCAGTTGTTTCACAAGGATGACTCCTTACATGAAAAAGTGGGACACAAATGGAAACTCCTCCATAATTCTACAGACATCAATTCTCTTCAGGACATCTGAATATTCATCAATAATTTGAGTTCTTGTGGTTCTCGATGCACACAGTAGGCTATAGACATGCAGATCGAAAAACTCCTACAAGTTAGGTTGTCATTATTGAGAACACAATGCATCTTTGGTGAAGTCACGACACACCTAAGGAGAACAAAGACACTATAGTCCCTAGTTTCATTTTGCAAACATCATCTCAGGGGGAAATAAGCTGATGGGTTTTCCAACTAACCCTCCTTGTCAGCTTCATGGTAACACAATTTTTGCAAGAGAAAGCTACCTTCAGtatcatatttaatataagttttctcttttttctgcTCTTTGAGCAAGACAAGAGAGCATACATACTATTTTTCCCTATAAGTAAAACAACTCCCACTTGTTTCATCTTTAGCATGGTACAAGAATAACTGAACAAGAAATTTGTGACATGAAAAAAGTAGTGCAAAACATTTTTTCCTGAGGTCTCAAGAGATGAGTGGGAAAACagatagataaatattaaacttaCTCGATCTGCAGCTGCTTGTAGAGTTACGTGATCTCCCCATTCACCTGATCTGGTAGAATACAAAGATATAGACATTGAATTAGCGTTTACTTCAAGTGATGAGAACATTATCTCTGATTTTGCAAGAAAATCAACAGGAATCACAGCTtactttttcatcttctttaggTAGCTTTTGTACTCCATTGGGACATAACCTTCATATAATTTTCTGTGATGCTTTAGCTGGGAAGAAAATGGGGAGAGAAGTTCCATCAGAATTTACTCCCATCTCATAACATTCAACATTTAGTATTCTGAACATTCATATCACATATTAAACATTCAGTACATGAAAGGGGATTTGTGGGGTTCGTATGAATCAGTTTTCAGAGCCTATAAAATCAACCCCCAACACAACCACCTCTTGGAAGTTATATATCCTACCCAACACCAGACCTTGACCCTCCAGTAGAACCCAACCGATTTTGGTCAGGTTTGGTTCAAGTCTATCAGCAAGGTCTGAAGCTCGGGTAAAATATCCCCACTTCATTAGACTAGCCTTGCAGGCTGTTTGGATGCTCCGGCATCAATCTCCCTAACTTTCACAATTGCAAAACTCATGCTGATTGTATCATatccaaaaaccaaaagaaTCCCAGGACAACATTACAAATTGATAGTCTCCACCATATATTCCAAAGAACATGAAGCCCCAAATGTCAATGATTGCCAACCATCTCAAAAATAAGCATAGGAACCATTAATGGATAGAATATTTCCCCATGGAATTCTGACCATCCAAGAAATCTATCTATGATGTTtacaatattcatatattttattagctAGAGAAGTAGAGAAGTGAATGCACCAGTGAAGTTTTGTGTTCCATACCTGCTTGATGATGTGCTTTCTTACATGCTTGTGATAGTCAGGATTGCGAAACAACTGGTCTGCTAAAGCTCGAAACTGTCCAGtatttttgaacaaatattttactGAATATTACAAGTTGAAACTAACACCCAAAGAAAGGGGAAATCATGAGTTGATACAAAAGAAATCAACAACACTTATTTGAACCTGGCAATTCCCGTCACCCTCCATCTGCAGCTCAGCTAACCCATATGTGACCAACCTATGAAaaccaattcatttttttatcagtaaataataattttattaaaccaCATCACATGCACATGTAAGTTGGTCCAGAAACTCAATTACAAATGTCCCCGAGTATAAACATTGCTAAGGTGCTCTATGAGctacattttttattatttgctttGATGATATCCTAATAAGAAGCCAACCAAGAAGTGtgataaaggaaaacaaaattcatGAAACACCACTGAAAATGCATAAGAAACTAGAAACTTGCACAAAAGTGACAATCAAGAGAAAGCTAATGAAAAggtaaccaaaacaaagatGCACACTCAAGGTCCTAGATCCCCAAGTTGCCCAAGGCACTAGGCACCACAAAGGTACCAGCCCAAGTGGAGCATGATGCCAAGATGCAGTAGCAGTTGATAGTGCCTTTTTCTTAAGAATATAACTGTACTCATcagcatcatcatcaatttACAGTACAAGGACTTCACCCTGTCACATGTTTATtgcaaagaaagaaacaacTTAACATGTTCAGGTTTAGTAGAAGGTAGAATTGGAGActaaaaagataagaaaatccaaaaaagaaGATGGAAGGCCTCCTTCTTACATAAAATGAAGGAGCAAACTCAGAAACAACCTTAGCGAGCACTGAGCTCACCTTTGACACAATGGTACTTATAATAAGTTTCcgacttaaaaaattaaataagttaagCTCACAATACACACTAAGCACtggaattaaaaataataataataatctcacaTGCCAAGCTATGGCAAGTAATGAACTTTTCTTTTCACTAAGCTATAGAAAAAAATGCATCAAGTTCATAATAGAGTTAAAACCTTTCAGACAGCCGCTCATGGTCGAAGGTTGCATCATTTACATCAGGAATCTCCCCATTAACCCGGGGGGTATGCTGCCAACACAGAACTCATCAATAAGTGCTAAGATAGCCAGGTACTTGTCAAGTTAATAAAGAaggcatacatacatatatacatatgaatatatatatatatatacacacagttATGACTTATGAATGCTTCACCAAATCCAAAACTTTCAAGGACATCGCAAAAATTCCGGAAAATGTTCGTTATGACTTTTGAGGAAGTTTGATAGACTTGAATATGCCCTGAGAGTTCCCCTGGATTACTCTTGATACACGGTTCTGGCAGGTGGGAGCATGTATCCAAGGTCACACCCCAAGGGCAGGTTCGAAGAGCCCTGCCTTGAAATCTCACGTCATCAAAAACAGATGATATAAAGTTACCCCAAAGTCAGCAAGATAATTTCTGAGTAAAAGAATCTCAATCAGCACATTATTGTGCTTCTGCATTGAAGGGAAACACTCTAGTTGGCCaaggaaaaatttattagtttttcatCATGAAGATCTAAACTAAGTTACAACCATAGGTCCCAAATGGTATATAACTAAGGTTAGACAGAATGAAATGCATGACAGCAGCACCACATGAGATGAACATACAAAGTTAGGTTTACCAGTCGAAGTCACTTAAGTCTCACATAAGAATAGGAGCTCAGAAGCCGAAGGATTTTAGACTTGTGTATAGACCATTGGCCTGATATTTTAAACCTGAGGATAGGTCTTTGTCCTATTCTTTATTGTAAACAACTGTGAGGAAACGAGTAACACAAAAAGGAAGGTACTACAATAGAGAATAAGTCATAAGAACTCTACAGCAAACTACCACCCAAATACCTAGTATACGAAGCTTTGGTTTCTTTTATGAAGCATGTTTTCCTAgttcctccctcctctctttCATCGGCTTATTCTTTTTCCGTCTTTAATTTTTCTGCAGTCTCTCTTTTGTATGCGGTTTTAAATAGTACCAGCCAATCCCACCATCAAAACCTCCCCAACTAACTTAACCCCTGGTCTATAGTCAATAAGCAGCCACACAAAACTGTATGACATAGTCTCTTAACAATTTGTAATTATGCCAGAACATATAACTAAAAACTACAAACATAAAAGCACATGCACATCCATACATGTGTGTGCTGTATGGGTGTACACGAGTAGATGTAGCTATTTTGTGTGCCAATATGCATAAAACCTTCTTCTCTGTCCTCAATAAAACTCCAAGTTTTGATCCACATTAAAACCAAACAAATTCAGCAGTAGCTTAGACAGTTGACCTTCTGACAATGTGCTTTGTGAAAGAATATATCACCCAcacttaaatattttcatagaCAGCAAACAGTGATTACAGAGTACCATATATACTTCAAAAATTGCTGCAAATTTACCTATAGAAGGCCAATTTAAATCGAATACGTGGTTCCAAACAGTGTTAAATCAAGAAGGCATTTGCATAGTCTTCTCATTAAGCATTTAGATTGAATAAAGCAAGCAACTTCGATTCGATAATAACAACAAAACCCCCAAATTCCTTAATACTTGAAGGAATTATAtgagaaacaaaacaacaaatcaatTTAGTGAGGAGCATACAGGGATGGAATCCAAATGGGAGAGCCTCTTCCCAAGCCTGCCATCCAGTTTTGATTGTTCTTCCTCTGCTAAGATGCTTGCAATGGTTTGGTCATCCTCTGTATCCTGGAAGCTGCTGTTCAAACTGGAGCTAGAGCTTGCACTTGCAATGTTGTTGCTTCCATACATACTACCTCAACTGAAACCGATAGCTAACACCAGCCTACAAAAAATGccaagataaaataatttgatgaattaaCTTGATGTATGGGAGTACCCCACATGTACATATTTACATCCATGATGGTCAcggagtggtgctacatgtgtaaaaagagtGGGGAATCGGTAGATCACTTGCTCTTATATTGTGAGGTGGCTGGAGAGCTATGGGCTGGTAttcttaggcttcgtttggaatcacaacttctctcaactcatctcaactcatcattacaactttttcaaatcccaacacaaaatataataaacaattcaactttttcaaatcccaaaataataataataataaaaaataatattctaacaatattttattatctcaactcaactcaactcaactcacttcaacatccaaacgcaaccttagtaGAGCTGGGCTGAGTTGGGCTATGCCCAAGAGTATGGTGGATCTATTAGCATGCTGGAATAGATCCCATAGTGTATTCTCTCTTTTAACAAGGAGCGCGCAGCGGGGAAAATCTGGAActtttttgtattctctcttttggttttctgctattgtattgaagggagggaatgttcatgagtttttatcttctttttagcctactagaatgtaattaggtgtctcactttgtatacttcctgtgtacttgggcatcgTCTagtttcattcacatcaataaagattattacttataaaaaaaaaacatatttacatgCATATTAACAAAAGCTTATTATTAatccatatatacatatacacaaatAACCATAGGAACTTTAACAAACAAGTATGCGCTATACGCACAGACATCAACCCTCAACCCAGAATCCCAGATCCTTCATCTAAACGAATAAGAAATACCCATCCGCTAAAACCAAAGAGAGTTACAGGACAAGGAACCCAAAATCAATCACTGTTTCTTCGTCCGGAATTCTCTATTCTGGTTGCTGATAGTTCATGcgagagaaaataaaacttaacaGATACATTCAGTACAATAACTTAAATTTCTATAGATCGTTATGAATTTTTCAACTTAGGCTCAAActtgaatcttatatttttttccctctcaatTCTCAGCGACCAAACAGAATATAACCACGATTGAAAGCAATTTGGCAGAGAAGAAGAGACTGGGAATTAATcaagaaaccaaaacaaaagtaaaaatacGAACTCAAATAAAGAATTAAAGAATACCCAGAATTTAAATTAGTAGGGAGACAATCAACGAATAGCAAGAACAACATATTCTTTAAACCTTGTGCTGTAAGCTATGCCTTATAGTATCATTTATCTCAGTTTAGCAtccatcacaaaaatattacCGCCAATCACCCAAGATTCCgttctttcatcttttctttggTTTCGTGAGCTAGCAAGCACGGGTATAACAAACTTCCAAGAAATGGAATCAGAAACAATGCACGGAACAATATgctaaaattgtataaaaaaatcgCATAATATCCCATAACAGATGAACAGAAATTGTTAGTTACCCGGATGTGAAATAGAGAGTAAGAACCCAAACAAATAAGGCGTCAAAGTTGgcttttttctgttcttttgtCCCTTTTTTCTATGGGCGGGCAGGCGTTGAAGTTTTTCTAACCTTGAAAGATGATAGTTATGGCCAACGCTCTAAGCCTTGGAGTCTTGTAGTGGACgtcattctctctcttccctcagacagacaagaaacttccacacacgCACTAGCGCAAGGGACTCCATGAAGCCGCGTCCGTGTCAGCTTATCTCCAAATAATTATCAGATGCACATACACggtcaaattaatttattataaataatcattaataTCTAATTCTATTTTGTTGAGCTAACGtaaaccaaatatttttacttgaatcaaacatttttcttataaattatgttaaattctaagccatctcatcattataatttttttaattttttatataaaataagataaataaatcaatattttaaatcttaaaataataataatattaaaaaataatattttatttaacttattttatctcattttactgTTCAAATGAGTACTAAATTTTATTAGCCTTCCGGTATACACAAAAAATGTGTGCCAGGATTGTCCTCAAGGCTCaaagtacatattttattatattgttttCTAATCCCTGATTTTTACAATCAACTTTTGACATGATTCAAGAATTCGACATGAAtgatctcaaaaaaaaaaaaaaatcgatatgaatttaataataaagtagttgattaaagttaaaagggttcatcaatttaattaaatggatcaaattaaaattgacttgtatatagtTCGAACCTGATTTAATACTACTCATGAATCCCAACACATGACATTCAAGACTgataatttttatctttgagTGTTGCTAGAGTGCCACCCagttgataatataaaaaaaatattaatacactaatagtcacttaatcaataagtaaaaaaaaatataaaaaaaattaaatacatgcgTGGTCAAAATGAGGAGACAAAATGGGGCAGCATGGTAGCGTTATTCTTTATCTTTAACTTGCATACCCAACATGAATCCAACACCAAAATTGTTGGGAATAAACCGTCTAACAAAAGgcggagacgtttggattcgaagatgagttgaaatgagttgagatggattgtgaatagtaatgagatgagttgtgaatagtagtgagatttgtgagttaaagttgttgaatagtaatgaatagtagtgagatgagttgagatgagctgagatgagctgagatgtcctGCGAATTCAAACGTCTCCTTAAGTTGAAGTAAATAATAGCAGAagcaaacaaaataaacaagcaCACAAAGAACATTAAGATCTAAGTGGTTCAACAATGTGAGTCTATGTCCACTGACGAGATCGGTTTCAATATTTCACTACAACAAAAGATGGAGTACAAGTATTGATTACAAAAATCCTTTTCCAAAGTGTCAAACACACACTTGGAAATATCACAAAGaggacctctctctctcaatacaAGTTTCGGCTGccttaaaagataaaaaatctcaaaatgaaTGTTGAAACATTCATATTTAGACTGTAGTGGCGTGGGCCCTGATTTACAAACGTTTGCTCAAGCGAATGTTAGGGTTGCTATCCTGCTCAAGCTGAGTGTCTAGCAGTGTCGAGTGAACTCTCTGTTTGCATCCAGCTCGAGCTCATTGTCAAGTAACTATTGAGCGAACTCACTGGGTGAGTCTTTGCTCAAGCAGCAGAGACACCGCTCAAGCGAACAATCCTTAGAAGTGCTTTTTCAATaggattcaagccacctctcaACAAATCTCCACTTTGACTTAAATTCTACCAAGCCTAACAAGAAATTATTAACCAAAGAACCGATCCCCTCTACCAAATCCCCTAAGGGAATCACATACCAcgaacaccaatcaagtccaaacaaaaTTTGAACTTGTATATTGGAACTAGCtttgtcatcatatctgctggatttTTAGTAGTAGCAATCTTCTAAATTTTTAACACACCCTCTATAACAATTTTCTGAAGAAAATGATACTTGACATCAATATGCTTTGTCCTCTCatgatatatttgatttttggtcaaatgtattaCACTTTGATTGTCACAAAACACTGAAATTGCATCATGCTATAATCACAAATCACTGATCAAACCTTTCAACCAAATGACCTCCTTAACAGCCTCGACTGCTGCCATATACTCTACTTCTGTAGTTGATAAAACAACATTATATTAtagtgttgctttccaactaatagcagaACCACACAAAGTAAAAACATACATTGTCAATGATCTTCTCTTATCCAAGTTCCCAGCATA containing:
- the LOC108985512 gene encoding OVARIAN TUMOR DOMAIN-containing deubiquitinating enzyme 11-like — encoded protein: MYGSNNIASASSSSSLNSSFQDTEDDQTIASILAEEEQSKLDGRLGKRLSHLDSIPHTPRVNGEIPDVNDATFDHERLSERLVTYGLAELQMEGDGNCQFRALADQLFRNPDYHKHVRKHIIKQLKHHRKLYEGYVPMEYKSYLKKMKKSGEWGDHVTLQAAADRFGAKISLLTSFRDTCYIEILPKDQNPTKELWLSFWSEVHYNSLYGSGDVPTRVARKKHWLF